Proteins from a single region of Echeneis naucrates chromosome 14, fEcheNa1.1, whole genome shotgun sequence:
- the LOC115054670 gene encoding ubiquitin carboxyl-terminal hydrolase 2-like isoform X3, with protein MPSLRHSYTVTALEESAAFPLDKHDLRRKNPSLSRSMLVSTFMGLIINQAKQNKSPQGLVGLRNLGNTCFMNSILQCLSNTPELRDYCLRNIHRSDLNSTCQTNVALMEEFAKLTQSLWTSVNNEAISPSDFRNQIQRYAPKFMGCNQQDAQEFLRSLLDGLHNEVNRVTVRPKVSAEDFDHLSDDEKGRRMWNMYLEREDSKVVDLFVGQLKSSLTCTACGFRSTVFEPFWDLSVPIAKSSGEVTLKDCMKLFTKEDVLDGDERPTCNRCKAKRKCTKRFSIQKFPQILVLHLKRFSDSNNRASKLSTYVNFPLKELDLRDFASESSERAVYNLYAVSNHTGNALGGHYTAYCRNPALGEWYSYNDSRVSPMSSSQVRSNNAYVLFYELATPSNSKYQTCRL; from the exons atgccGTCTCTGCGTCACTCCTACACGGTGACGGCGCTGGAGGAGTCCGCCGCCTTCCCCCTGGACAAGCACGACCTGCGGCGCAAGAACCCGTCCCTGTCCCGGTCCATGCTGGTGTCCACTTTCATGGGACTGATCATCAACCAGGCCAAG CAGAACAAAAGTCCTCAAGGCCTGGTGGGACTGAGGAACCTTGGCAACACG tgcttcatgaacTCCATCCTACAATGTCTGAGTAACACTCCAGAGCTGAGGGACTACTGCCTGAGGAACATCCACCGCTCAGACCTCAACAGCACATGCCAGACCAACGTCGCTCTCATGGAAG AGTTTGCCAAGCTGACTCAAAGCCTGTGGACTTCTGTGAACAACGAGGCCATCAGCCCCTCCGACTTCAGGAACCAGATCCAGAGATACGCTCCCAAATTCATGGGCTGCAA tcagCAGGACGCCCAGGAGTTTCTGCGCTCCTTATTGGACGGTCTCCATAACGAAGTGAACAGGGTGACCGTCCGCCCTAAGGTGTCAGCCGAGGACTTCGACCACCTCTC CGATGATGAAAAAGGCAGGAGGATGTGGAACATGTACTtggagagagaggacagcaAAGTAGTGG ATCTATTCGTTGGTCAGCTGAAAAGCTCTCTGACCTGCACCGCCTGTGGCTTCCGCTCCACTGTGTTCGAACCATTCTGGGACCTTTCAGTACCTATTGCAAAG AGCTCAGGTGAAGTGACTCTCAAAGACTGTATGAAACTCTTCACAAAAGAAGACGTGCTGGACGGAGATGAGAGGCCG ACATGCAACAGATGCAAAGCCAAAAGGAAATGCACCAAAAGATTTAGCATCCAGAAGTTTCCTCAGATCCTCGTGCTTC ACCTGAAGCGTTTCTCAGACTCTAACAACCGAGCCAGCAAGCTCTCCACTTACGTCAACTTCCCTCTCAAAGAGCTGGACCTGCGGGACTTTGCCTCAGAGAGCAGCG AGCGCGCCGTGTATAACCTGTACGCCGTGTCCAACCACACTGGAAACGCTTTGGGAGGACACTACACAGCTTACTGCAGGAACCCGGCGCTGGGAGAGTGGTACAGCTACAACGACTCCAG GGTGAGCCCGATGTCCTCCAGCCAGGTTCGCAGCAACAACGCATATGTCCTCTTCTACGAGTTGGCAACACCCTCAAACAGCAAATATCAGACATGTCGGCTGTAG
- the LOC115054670 gene encoding ubiquitin carboxyl-terminal hydrolase 2-like isoform X1, producing MPSLRHSYTVTALEESAAFPLDKHDLRRKNPSLSRSMLVSTFMGLIINQAKQNKSPQGLVGLRNLGNTCFMNSILQCLSNTPELRDYCLRNIHRSDLNSTCQTNVALMEEFAKLTQSLWTSVNNEAISPSDFRNQIQRYAPKFMGCNQQDAQEFLRSLLDGLHNEVNRVTVRPKVSAEDFDHLSDDEKGRRMWNMYLEREDSKVVDLFVGQLKSSLTCTACGFRSTVFEPFWDLSVPIAKKSSGEVTLKDCMKLFTKEDVLDGDERPTCNRCKAKRKCTKRFSIQKFPQILVLHLKRFSDSNNRASKLSTYVNFPLKELDLRDFASESSERAVYNLYAVSNHTGNALGGHYTAYCRNPALGEWYSYNDSRVSPMSSSQVRSNNAYVLFYELATPSNSKYQTCRL from the exons atgccGTCTCTGCGTCACTCCTACACGGTGACGGCGCTGGAGGAGTCCGCCGCCTTCCCCCTGGACAAGCACGACCTGCGGCGCAAGAACCCGTCCCTGTCCCGGTCCATGCTGGTGTCCACTTTCATGGGACTGATCATCAACCAGGCCAAG CAGAACAAAAGTCCTCAAGGCCTGGTGGGACTGAGGAACCTTGGCAACACG tgcttcatgaacTCCATCCTACAATGTCTGAGTAACACTCCAGAGCTGAGGGACTACTGCCTGAGGAACATCCACCGCTCAGACCTCAACAGCACATGCCAGACCAACGTCGCTCTCATGGAAG AGTTTGCCAAGCTGACTCAAAGCCTGTGGACTTCTGTGAACAACGAGGCCATCAGCCCCTCCGACTTCAGGAACCAGATCCAGAGATACGCTCCCAAATTCATGGGCTGCAA tcagCAGGACGCCCAGGAGTTTCTGCGCTCCTTATTGGACGGTCTCCATAACGAAGTGAACAGGGTGACCGTCCGCCCTAAGGTGTCAGCCGAGGACTTCGACCACCTCTC CGATGATGAAAAAGGCAGGAGGATGTGGAACATGTACTtggagagagaggacagcaAAGTAGTGG ATCTATTCGTTGGTCAGCTGAAAAGCTCTCTGACCTGCACCGCCTGTGGCTTCCGCTCCACTGTGTTCGAACCATTCTGGGACCTTTCAGTACCTATTGCAAAG AAGAGCTCAGGTGAAGTGACTCTCAAAGACTGTATGAAACTCTTCACAAAAGAAGACGTGCTGGACGGAGATGAGAGGCCG ACATGCAACAGATGCAAAGCCAAAAGGAAATGCACCAAAAGATTTAGCATCCAGAAGTTTCCTCAGATCCTCGTGCTTC ACCTGAAGCGTTTCTCAGACTCTAACAACCGAGCCAGCAAGCTCTCCACTTACGTCAACTTCCCTCTCAAAGAGCTGGACCTGCGGGACTTTGCCTCAGAGAGCAGCG AGCGCGCCGTGTATAACCTGTACGCCGTGTCCAACCACACTGGAAACGCTTTGGGAGGACACTACACAGCTTACTGCAGGAACCCGGCGCTGGGAGAGTGGTACAGCTACAACGACTCCAG GGTGAGCCCGATGTCCTCCAGCCAGGTTCGCAGCAACAACGCATATGTCCTCTTCTACGAGTTGGCAACACCCTCAAACAGCAAATATCAGACATGTCGGCTGTAG
- the LOC115054670 gene encoding ubiquitin carboxyl-terminal hydrolase 2-like isoform X2 has protein sequence MPSLRHSYTVTALEESAAFPLDKHDLRRKNPSLSRSMLVSTFMGLIINQAKNKSPQGLVGLRNLGNTCFMNSILQCLSNTPELRDYCLRNIHRSDLNSTCQTNVALMEEFAKLTQSLWTSVNNEAISPSDFRNQIQRYAPKFMGCNQQDAQEFLRSLLDGLHNEVNRVTVRPKVSAEDFDHLSDDEKGRRMWNMYLEREDSKVVDLFVGQLKSSLTCTACGFRSTVFEPFWDLSVPIAKKSSGEVTLKDCMKLFTKEDVLDGDERPTCNRCKAKRKCTKRFSIQKFPQILVLHLKRFSDSNNRASKLSTYVNFPLKELDLRDFASESSERAVYNLYAVSNHTGNALGGHYTAYCRNPALGEWYSYNDSRVSPMSSSQVRSNNAYVLFYELATPSNSKYQTCRL, from the exons atgccGTCTCTGCGTCACTCCTACACGGTGACGGCGCTGGAGGAGTCCGCCGCCTTCCCCCTGGACAAGCACGACCTGCGGCGCAAGAACCCGTCCCTGTCCCGGTCCATGCTGGTGTCCACTTTCATGGGACTGATCATCAACCAGGCCAAG AACAAAAGTCCTCAAGGCCTGGTGGGACTGAGGAACCTTGGCAACACG tgcttcatgaacTCCATCCTACAATGTCTGAGTAACACTCCAGAGCTGAGGGACTACTGCCTGAGGAACATCCACCGCTCAGACCTCAACAGCACATGCCAGACCAACGTCGCTCTCATGGAAG AGTTTGCCAAGCTGACTCAAAGCCTGTGGACTTCTGTGAACAACGAGGCCATCAGCCCCTCCGACTTCAGGAACCAGATCCAGAGATACGCTCCCAAATTCATGGGCTGCAA tcagCAGGACGCCCAGGAGTTTCTGCGCTCCTTATTGGACGGTCTCCATAACGAAGTGAACAGGGTGACCGTCCGCCCTAAGGTGTCAGCCGAGGACTTCGACCACCTCTC CGATGATGAAAAAGGCAGGAGGATGTGGAACATGTACTtggagagagaggacagcaAAGTAGTGG ATCTATTCGTTGGTCAGCTGAAAAGCTCTCTGACCTGCACCGCCTGTGGCTTCCGCTCCACTGTGTTCGAACCATTCTGGGACCTTTCAGTACCTATTGCAAAG AAGAGCTCAGGTGAAGTGACTCTCAAAGACTGTATGAAACTCTTCACAAAAGAAGACGTGCTGGACGGAGATGAGAGGCCG ACATGCAACAGATGCAAAGCCAAAAGGAAATGCACCAAAAGATTTAGCATCCAGAAGTTTCCTCAGATCCTCGTGCTTC ACCTGAAGCGTTTCTCAGACTCTAACAACCGAGCCAGCAAGCTCTCCACTTACGTCAACTTCCCTCTCAAAGAGCTGGACCTGCGGGACTTTGCCTCAGAGAGCAGCG AGCGCGCCGTGTATAACCTGTACGCCGTGTCCAACCACACTGGAAACGCTTTGGGAGGACACTACACAGCTTACTGCAGGAACCCGGCGCTGGGAGAGTGGTACAGCTACAACGACTCCAG GGTGAGCCCGATGTCCTCCAGCCAGGTTCGCAGCAACAACGCATATGTCCTCTTCTACGAGTTGGCAACACCCTCAAACAGCAAATATCAGACATGTCGGCTGTAG